The Biomphalaria glabrata chromosome 1, xgBioGlab47.1, whole genome shotgun sequence sequence TTGtgaagatagataagatagaacaGAAGAAAAATGACAACAGAAACAACCTGCTGGTTTTGTGGAGGCAGACATGCAGTGAACAGAACAGCATGCCCAGCTTGGGGAAAAAATTGCAGTAAATGCAAAGGCAAAAATCATTTTGCAGTTAAGTGTAAGACtaagaataaaatacatatgCATAATGCAATGGATGAATTTGACCAAGAGGAACAATTAAACTCAATTAATGTGTTAAACATAAATAGGGACAGAATGACAGCACTATTCATGATAAATAGTCAACAAATAAGATTTCAACTGGACACAGGAGCAGATGTTAACATTATATAtaagaaatacattaaaaagaCACAAATTAAGAAGAGTGTTCAAACATTAACAATGTGGAATAATTCCAAATTAAAAAACGAGGGCACTgctaacttaataataataaatcctaaaaacaaaaagaattatttaGTAACATTCACAGTTGTAGAGAACCACTATCAATGCTTATTAGGCCGTAAAACATGCCATAGTTTAAGTCTGATCACATTAAATGAAGATAGATTCATATCACAAGTAAACACAATGGATCGTCATCTGGGAGATTTAGGTGAAACATCATTAACTATCAATGAGAACATAGCTCCGGTGGTATCACCTTGTCGTAATATACCATTTGCATTTCAAAAGAAAGTGGAAGCAGAAATAGAGACATTagtaaaaaggaaaatattaatTCCTGTAAATGAACCTACAGATTGGGTCAGCCAGATGGCTGTGGTTCAAAAGCCAAATGGGGATTTAAGGATCTGCATTGAACCAAGACATGTAAACACTgctttaaaaagagaacatttTAAGTTACCAACTTTGGAAGCTGTAATGCCACAGTTcctaaatgctaaaatattttctaaattggACGTAAAGAAGGCTTACTGGCATGTACTTATAGATGAAAAGTCTAGTCTACTAACAACCATGATCACACCATATGGGCGGTACAGATGGTCAAGACTTCCTTTTGGACTAAGTGTAAGTGGAGAAATATTCCAGAAGAAGTTAACAGAAGCATTGTTAGGATTAGAAGGATGCATTAATGTGGCTGATGATATCGTGATTGTGGGATGTGGTCAGTccaaagaagaagcagaaaaagatcactctgacaaactgaagagattaagagagagatGCAAATAGAAACGcattaaatcaaatgaaacgAAAACAGTATAGAAACAAGACCAGATAAGTTTCATGGGACATTGCATTAGTGCACAAGGCATAAagcctgacacaaagaagatcaaAGCTATTCTGGAAATGAAGAAACCAGAAAATAGCCAGGAAGCAAGAAAATTATGTGGAATGGTGCAgtatttgtcaaaatttttgaaCAATCTAGCCGAAGTGTCTCAACCATTAAGAGaactaacaaagaaagattGCAATTTTAGATGGACTGAAAAATGTGAAGAGGCATTCAACAAGATAAAAACAATGATTACCAAAACTCCAGTTTTTTATATTCTACAACCCTGACAAGAAACTGGAAATACAAGTGGACAGTAGTCAACATGGACTTGGAGCTGTACTAATGCAAGAAGGACAACCAATAGAATTTGCCTCTAGAGCATTGACACCAACGGAAAAACGGTGGGCTCATTGAAAAAGAACTACTTGCCGTGATTTTTGGGCTAGAAAGATTTAATCAATATACATTTGGAAGACAtgtcataataataaatgatcATAAGCCACTTGCAAACATCTTAAGGAAACCTCTAAACCAGGCTCCAAGAAGATTACAAAACTTGATGTTAAGGAGCAATCGTTATGATTTCTCATTTCATTGCTGACACATTATCACGACTGGGCAAACAAGAGGAGAAGCAAGATGAAGTTTTTAACATATGCCAGACACAAGTTGTGGACATACCGGATCCATTAttagaaagaataaaacaagaaacagacttagatgacacattaaataaattatcaaaGCTAATTATGAATGGATGGCctcaaagaaaacaagatttagACAACATGATAAGAACATATTTTGATTTTGCTGATACTTTGGGACTTAGTAATGGAGTAATTTTGAAAGGAGAAAGAATAGTCATACCTTTCAGTATGCgtcaagaaatgaagaaaaacctGCACACAGCACACATTGCATATGATGGAATGATGAGGAGGGCCCGACAGACGATATTCTGGCCAGGCATGGCTGATGAAATAAAGCAGATGGCAGAGACATGCACTGCTTGTCAAGAAAGAAAACCTATGAACCAGAGAGAAACACTTATACAACATGATGAAGGAAATGTTCCATGGGAAAAAGTTGGAGCTGACCTGATGGAAGTGGATGGAAGACAGTATCTAATTACTGTTGATTATTACTCTAATTTTATTGAGTATGATTATctttcaacaacaacatcacaagATGTGATTAGAAAATGAAGCTATATGAAGCTTTAACATATGAAGCTTTACTGGAACTCAGAAATACACCTCGGCAATGTACTGGACTTAGCCCAGCTGAAATGTGCCTCAAAAGAAGTCCTCGGACATTGATTCCCAGCACATCAAAGTGTTTAAGTGAACATGTTGTAgctgagaagaaagagaattacaaacgacaagtaaaaagacaatatgatAAGCAAGCTCGGGATTTACCAAAATTTCATCTAGGGCAAACTATTTATTACCAAAACCCAGGTCAAACAATATGGTATCCTGGAATGATCAGGGAACATCCATCTCCAAGATCTTATaagatcaagggagataatggaGGACTCTACATACGCAACAGATTTCATATTAGGCCAAGtaaaactattttgaaagaCACTGACACTGATGTCTATGATGGGAATGtcttggatgatgatgatgataatgaaagGCCAGATTTCTCTGATAACTGTTCTCAACATGCATCACAGTCTGAAGTAGTTTCTCATGTACCAGACAATAATTGTGATAGAAATATGCCAGCAAGAACTAGCACTCGAGAAACAAATAGACCTGTGTGGCATAGGGATTATGACATATACTAAgaatttttatgacaatattaatatgcatgttgaaatatttattctatatgtgtcacactcttaattgaaatttatttttttagttgttataatatttataaaatatgatgagttattaatgtttgttattttaattgcaaatatttctaatatgtattttgttagctatagaaagggaaggatgttgatgtgtgttttatataggttgcaccaatcggtgtttgggagtaacatcccttgtaactgttgttgtcaaccaatatggcgttagattaaacagctgatttcatgtcttataagttatatccagagtcttattattattcgttcataatAATCAACAGTTACTAGATCCTATCACAAACTTTTACCTGGTAATTTGGAGTACTCTTGGGAGTTCAGAGCAGACTGTGTGGCAGTTTCTGtcttcttcaaaacaaaaaaaacaacatttcaactGTCTTATCCTcactaaatatttgtttatatattgaaaaaaaaaacaacaaccattttTAGCATACATTACATGATATAGTAGAGAAGAAAGGTTTGCTGATCAATTAACTTAAGAACTTAAAATATCAAGCTTAAACTTGGTTCTGACACATAATGATACCTAGACATAGACTCCCAAATAGCTAAGACAGAATGACCAAAAGTGTCTGGCACAGAGAAGCCATCACCATACAAACTTAACTAGAGGTCAGTCTAACTGTTTTCCTCTCAACAATATGCTTTGAATCATGGACAGTGTATAGAAGGCATGCCATGAAGCTTAGCTCTAAATGATAGAGCATATGGACACCACACTATGAGAATAGGAGCACAAACTgcaaaggataaaaaaaatcagcctTGAAAGAAATAATATAGAAATCCACACAGCCTTACATTTACCCAGtatgcagccaaacattccaaGCTCATCACAAAGGCACAAAAAAATGGAATGTGCCACCTAGAGGACAGATGTGTCCTATGAATTATAATGAACGAACTATACATTAAATATGATGTGAGCTGttaatagatgttttattttagatgatTCAGACAAGAAAGattgatgcctattataagctatcccgacaagatcaatgcctaatctttcgactcaggactggacacaacagaatgagacaacatatgtaccagaagctcaaaattggaaccagtgaaatatgcctatgtggagtgtcaccagagaatgtccttcaaaactgttctctttaccatgaggccTGTACAAGAAACTGACCCCAatacaccccaatagaaagaaaactatatggagagatcCCTGATtaaaaccactgcgcagttgatataaaaatattggttaagtcatctgaatgctccagcataaaaataagaatgaggaagaagaagatgattcaGATGATCCTTCAAAAAGCCAAGGAAggttttgaaagattttttagcctttaaaaaacaacaactactgATCAAATACTTTTACATTAAGGTAGTAAAGTAAAACTAACAAGAAAAATGAGTCTTACCTGAGCTATGTAAAATGATGCCAAAAGATCAGAAAGTCTTACTGTGCTTATAAActgaaaatcaaacaaatattttaagataaTCTTAAATGTAGCAATTGACTTGATATAAGTATGGGTTGAAGTGACACTAGAGATGTGGGACAGGTTTCATTCAGTAGGCTAGGCTCTATCATTTTCaattattctaaaaatatttttttttcctttttcaaaaCTCATCATGAATTGGACAGGTAAACATCAGGGCT is a genomic window containing:
- the LOC129926641 gene encoding uncharacterized protein K02A2.6-like produces the protein MNGWPQRKQDLDNMIRTYFDFADTLGLSNGVILKGERIVIPFSMRQEMKKNLHTAHIAYDGMMRRARQTIFWPGMADEIKQMAETCTACQERKPMNQRETLIQHDEGNVPWEKVGADLMEVDGRQYLITVDYYSNFIEYDYLSTTTSQDVIRK